A section of the Streptomyces sp. CG1 genome encodes:
- a CDS encoding glycoside hydrolase family 5 protein has translation MPIAPAALRLAVAVAGFLLVTTTSTAASPAPREATPHTSPVVEAPATATWSAPLSTQGRYIVDSQGHRFRLKGANWDGAQGSWTGSGSIDDPANHHAGQDSHSIPLGLDRVPLSQLLGDLHQLGLNTIRLPFSNAMIHSTAPVPDSAVAANPQLRGRTPLEIYDAVVDALSAGGFAVILNNHTNTSRWCCGIDGNERWNSSQSTQAWADDWVFMARRYASVPRVVGADLYNEVRRDVLDDPNWGLGDGHDWYAAAQLAADRILTEANPRLLIVVEGINWTGIPADGLPHGRPVLTPAGTLSHTLVDAHKLVYSAHFYGYTGPHHSGATGIGETHDPRYQDLSRDDLYAALHDEAFFVEEPGRHYTAPVWVSEFGIGANETSPAARTWFGSITDYFADHDTDFAFWPLVGFTGHDDWALLQYDEKGHRSGILDAGDWRAAAWQHLMAAPSDTGPAGAVPVWRMLAVDHGDAVESVRVRATGDWDPGAYKATCPDGLRLIGLGHTTGRGLCTDSTGGGPGDLRAADGGQTVVTDERYVPAGGDWASGYTKLQCPEGSFLAGYSARGERVSAALCVPARNPLAGAGRTVWFDRSDNRPAGAAGGDFAYGDYKGQCDEDEYAAGIAYTTRVGSRPGPDALLCRRLP, from the coding sequence ATGCCGATCGCACCTGCCGCCCTGCGCCTGGCCGTCGCAGTCGCGGGCTTCCTGCTCGTCACCACCACGTCCACCGCGGCCTCCCCCGCCCCGAGGGAAGCAACGCCCCATACTTCACCGGTGGTTGAGGCCCCAGCCACGGCCACCTGGTCCGCACCGCTGTCCACGCAAGGCCGCTACATCGTCGACAGCCAGGGCCACCGTTTCCGCCTGAAGGGCGCCAACTGGGACGGCGCGCAAGGCTCATGGACGGGCAGCGGCAGCATCGACGATCCCGCCAACCACCATGCCGGCCAGGACTCCCACAGCATCCCCCTCGGCCTGGACCGCGTCCCACTGAGTCAACTCCTTGGCGATTTGCATCAGTTGGGCCTCAACACCATCCGGCTGCCGTTCTCGAACGCGATGATCCACAGCACGGCCCCGGTGCCCGACAGCGCCGTAGCCGCCAATCCCCAGCTGCGCGGCAGGACGCCCCTGGAGATCTACGACGCCGTGGTCGACGCGCTCAGCGCCGGCGGGTTCGCCGTGATCCTCAACAACCACACCAACACCTCGCGCTGGTGCTGCGGCATCGACGGCAACGAGCGCTGGAACAGCTCACAGTCGACGCAGGCGTGGGCCGACGACTGGGTCTTCATGGCCCGCCGCTACGCCTCCGTCCCCCGGGTGGTGGGCGCGGACCTGTACAACGAGGTACGACGCGACGTCCTGGACGACCCCAACTGGGGCCTGGGCGACGGTCACGACTGGTACGCCGCGGCCCAACTGGCCGCCGACCGCATCCTCACGGAGGCCAACCCACGCCTCCTCATCGTCGTCGAAGGCATCAACTGGACCGGGATACCCGCGGACGGACTCCCCCACGGCCGCCCCGTGCTGACCCCCGCCGGCACGCTGTCCCACACTCTCGTCGACGCCCACAAGCTGGTCTACTCCGCGCACTTCTACGGCTACACCGGCCCCCACCACAGCGGCGCGACCGGCATCGGCGAGACCCATGACCCCCGCTACCAGGACCTGAGCCGCGACGACCTGTACGCGGCGCTCCACGACGAGGCGTTCTTCGTGGAGGAGCCGGGCCGGCACTACACCGCACCGGTCTGGGTCAGCGAATTCGGTATCGGCGCGAACGAGACGAGTCCGGCCGCCCGCACCTGGTTCGGCAGCATCACCGACTACTTCGCCGACCACGACACCGACTTCGCCTTCTGGCCGCTGGTCGGCTTCACGGGCCACGACGACTGGGCGCTGCTCCAGTACGACGAGAAGGGGCATCGCTCCGGCATCCTCGACGCGGGCGACTGGCGTGCCGCGGCCTGGCAACACCTCATGGCCGCGCCGAGCGACACCGGTCCGGCAGGGGCGGTTCCGGTCTGGCGGATGCTCGCCGTCGACCACGGCGACGCGGTCGAGTCGGTGCGGGTGCGGGCCACGGGCGACTGGGATCCGGGGGCCTACAAGGCCACCTGCCCCGACGGGCTGCGGCTCATCGGCCTCGGACACACCACTGGGCGAGGGCTGTGCACCGACAGCACCGGCGGCGGCCCGGGTGATCTGCGTGCGGCGGACGGCGGGCAGACGGTGGTCACGGACGAGCGCTATGTCCCGGCCGGCGGCGACTGGGCGTCGGGCTACACCAAACTGCAGTGCCCGGAGGGCAGTTTCCTCGCCGGGTACAGCGCCCGCGGCGAGCGGGTCTCGGCGGCCCTGTGCGTGCCCGCCCGGAACCCGCTGGCGGGAGCGGGCCGCACGGTGTGGTTCGACCGGTCCGACAACCGTCCCGCCGGCGCCGCCGGCGGCGACTTCGCGTACGGCGACTACAAGGGCCAGTGTGACGAGGACGAATACGCCGCCGGAATCGCCTACACCACCCGAGTGGGCAGCCGCCCCGGGCCCGACGCCCTACTGTGCCGCCGGCTCCCCTGA
- a CDS encoding SpoIIE family protein phosphatase: MAVDSFEAGHDEQQAELPRPTGLLDVLSVAAVALDTRGRIVFWTPQAEELFGYSAEEALGKHAARLLIHPEHLQAVVSLFSEVLETGRGWAGAFPVRHKDGGSRLTEFRTMRLLDDLGDVYALGIAADHTLLQRVETDLALCEQLINQSPIGLALLDPELRYLLVNPALERIDGIPAEEHIGRHLRETLPLPDVETVESALRQVLTTGTPLLDQYHVGRPPSDPGQEHAWSLSFYRLEDPGGRVLGAAASVVDVSERHRAAAEADRARRRLALIADASARVGTTLDVEQTAHELAEIAAPALADVAAVDVLDSALSCRRIRRPDNGPELFRALALKAAEPSVALRAADALGDVAAYEGDRLVTLCVHTARPVLVPRVGPRDLPRIARDAAAGALLAEAGVHSYLAVPLIAHGEVLGALDLKRTVNPAPFDEDDVVLAAELAGRAAVAIDNARWFQSVRNTALTLQRSLLPDHSAHHTGLELASRYQPAQATSEVGGDWYDVIPLADDKTALVVGDVMGNGIDAAATMGRLRTATCAYADVDLAPGAVLQHLDKITCDLEHYIVTCLYAVYDPRTGQCSIANAGHMPPALARPGESPRLLDLPAGAPLGVGGVSFETTTVTLRPDDLLVLYTDGLVETRQHAIDDRLNALLDLLGEPHRPLEETCDVLLYGLRNPDDHDDVALLVARAL; this comes from the coding sequence ATGGCAGTGGACTCCTTCGAAGCCGGCCACGACGAGCAGCAAGCCGAGCTGCCCCGGCCGACCGGGCTGCTGGATGTGCTGAGCGTGGCCGCGGTGGCGCTGGACACCCGTGGTCGCATCGTCTTCTGGACCCCGCAGGCCGAAGAGCTCTTCGGATACTCCGCGGAGGAGGCGCTCGGCAAGCACGCGGCGCGTCTGCTCATCCACCCGGAACATCTGCAGGCCGTGGTGAGCCTGTTCTCGGAGGTCCTGGAGACCGGCCGGGGCTGGGCCGGCGCGTTTCCGGTCCGGCACAAGGACGGCGGCAGCCGGCTGACCGAGTTCCGGACCATGCGGCTGCTGGACGATCTCGGGGACGTCTACGCCCTGGGCATCGCGGCGGACCACACGCTGCTCCAGCGCGTCGAGACCGATCTGGCGCTGTGCGAGCAGTTGATCAACCAGTCCCCGATCGGTCTGGCCCTCCTCGACCCCGAGCTGCGGTATCTCCTGGTCAACCCGGCGCTGGAGCGGATCGACGGCATTCCCGCCGAGGAGCACATCGGCCGCCATCTGCGGGAGACGCTGCCCTTGCCGGACGTCGAGACCGTCGAGTCGGCCCTGCGTCAGGTGCTCACCACCGGTACGCCGCTGCTGGACCAGTACCACGTCGGCCGTCCCCCGTCCGATCCCGGCCAGGAGCACGCCTGGTCGCTGTCCTTCTACCGTCTGGAGGATCCCGGCGGGCGGGTCCTGGGCGCGGCCGCCTCGGTCGTCGACGTCTCCGAGCGGCACCGCGCGGCGGCCGAGGCCGACCGGGCGCGGCGGCGTCTGGCGCTGATCGCGGACGCCTCCGCGCGGGTCGGGACCACGCTGGACGTGGAGCAGACCGCCCATGAGCTGGCCGAGATCGCCGCGCCGGCGCTGGCCGACGTGGCCGCGGTGGACGTCCTCGACTCCGCGCTGTCCTGCCGTCGGATACGCAGACCGGACAACGGCCCGGAGCTGTTCCGGGCCCTCGCCCTGAAGGCGGCCGAGCCATCGGTCGCGCTGCGCGCCGCCGACGCCCTCGGCGACGTCGCCGCCTACGAGGGTGACCGTCTGGTCACCCTGTGCGTCCATACCGCGCGGCCGGTCCTGGTGCCCCGCGTGGGGCCGCGCGATCTGCCGCGCATCGCCCGGGACGCCGCGGCCGGCGCCCTGCTGGCGGAGGCCGGTGTCCACTCGTATCTCGCGGTGCCGCTGATCGCGCACGGCGAGGTGCTCGGCGCCCTCGATCTCAAGCGGACCGTCAATCCGGCGCCCTTCGACGAGGACGACGTCGTGCTGGCCGCCGAACTCGCCGGCCGGGCCGCCGTGGCCATCGACAACGCCCGCTGGTTCCAGAGCGTCCGCAACACCGCCCTCACCCTGCAGCGCAGTCTGCTGCCCGACCACTCGGCGCACCACACGGGCCTGGAACTCGCCTCCCGCTACCAGCCCGCGCAGGCCACCAGCGAGGTCGGCGGCGACTGGTACGACGTCATCCCGCTGGCCGACGACAAGACCGCCCTGGTGGTCGGCGACGTCATGGGCAACGGCATCGACGCGGCCGCCACCATGGGCCGGCTGCGCACGGCCACCTGCGCCTACGCCGATGTCGACCTCGCCCCCGGCGCGGTGCTCCAGCACCTGGACAAGATCACCTGCGATCTGGAGCACTACATCGTCACCTGCCTGTACGCGGTGTACGACCCCCGCACCGGGCAGTGCAGCATCGCCAACGCCGGGCACATGCCGCCCGCGCTCGCGCGCCCCGGCGAGTCGCCGAGACTCCTGGACCTGCCGGCCGGGGCGCCACTCGGCGTCGGCGGCGTCAGCTTCGAGACCACGACGGTCACGCTGCGCCCCGACGATCTGCTGGTCCTCTACACCGACGGTCTCGTGGAGACCCGTCAGCACGCCATCGACGACCGTCTGAACGCCCTGCTGGACCTCCTCGGCGAGCCGCACCGGCCGCTGGAGGAGACCTGCGACGTCCTGTTGTACGGACTGCGCAATCCCGACGACCATGACGACGTGGCCCTGCTCGTCGCCCGTGCTCTGTAG